The genomic DNA ACACCACAGAGAGGGTTTCAGTGAGCAGCATccgtttttttttacaccatcaCAGGAACCGAGCACGCTCAGTGACCTTTCTGGAGATGATATTATCTCTGTGAATCTTCCTGTTAGTGTCACACACAGTGACAGTATTATTAACATCAGCTTATAGGACCTCAGCTCCAAAGCACTAAAGCAGCGTCAGACTCGTGAATATGAAATCGCTGCTTTAAAGGCTCCCACACACGGGTTCTGTGCTGCACCGGGGACACGATCCTCACATTTAGCTCCTTTAAATTCAGCTTTTCCTTTGACTTGAGGAACACGAGAGCGACAAGCAAAGAGATGTTTATTTGGCTTTTAATTTTTAGGCAGCTACTGCTTGGACAGCAAGCGTGACATGGCAACATTTCCCTTTACTTTGTCTCTATGTGCAGTTCGCGatagaaaaaagaagagaagttagctttttttaaaatggatcAGACTAaaactgagctctgtgtgtgtgtgtgtgtgtgtgtgtgtgtgtgtgtgtgtgtgtgtgtgtgtgtgtgtgtgtgtgtgtgtgtgtgtgagcctttAGATCAACTCAAGCAGGTTTCATTATCTGAAATATGAACTTATGAGGTGGGTACAAAGCTCTGCGACTCCACCCGAAAGAATTCAGATACATTCCTGTTTTAAATTTGACCGATCTCCCCTTCAGTGTCGGCTCCTCGTGCAGCCGTGGATCGCGTCCAGCATTTAGATATACAACTGCCTCAACGTCCTTTTCTGACCATCTGTGGCTCTGAGACGAGCCCCGGGTCTCTCCCAGCGAGTCAAAACAGACACCTTCAAACCTGAACTTGTTTTTGGCCAGTAAGAGTTCTTCATCAAACCACCTCATCAGCAAGCTTAAAGCTGCAGAAAAGACTCTCCTCAGCTGTGGAAATGACCGCTGACTCGATACAAACTAAAGGTATCTGCACACATTTAGATCATTAATGTGAAATACAACTCTACAACCAATGAAATTATATGGGTTAAGAGACCCAGCAGCACATAAAGTTATAAAAATGAGCTTCTATACCCTCCCTGCAGGCCAGGAAAAATACTCTGGGATCTCTTGGCTTAGGGGGCTGTTGTGTTGGACAccgttatatttttatttttctggtttggTGTTAAAGTCACAGAGCAACTTAAAATGACTGGAAACGATCCAGAGATGCACGCAGAtcctctttgaaaaaaaaaaaaaaaaaaaaacaaccccaaaaaacaacaacaacaacaacaaaaaaaaaacaggtttgtgttttgatttttacaGGTGGAGTTGGAGCGCTTTGTGATGTCACCTCTCACGTCCCCTCTGTGCAAAAAATCTGACTGGCCGATAACGAGAGGAACATCGAGCgctacattaaaaacaaacaaaaacgagGTTTAGTGTTTCAGGGCTCCTCCAGGTCAGATTAACAGATGCCAGTCAAATGCCACATGATTCAGAACAACACGCAGACACAGGCAGCAGTAATATAAATATGGCAGCAACacatacaataaaaacaatacaaagtgcAACAAAGTCGTCAACTTTAAATACAGTCAGCTGCAGACAGCTGGTCCCAGATTACCTCCGAGCACGAATCTGCTGTGATCATCTCCACAGAGGATCACGAGCATTATCTCATTCAAAAAGACATTAAAGTACACTTCATATCTGCCATGTTAGCTTCATATCCAGTTTTAGTACATTTTATTGAGGTGTTGTGTTCAATTTGAACTCAAATAAGAGCTCCAGGTAAAATCTGAACCCaaacttttgaaatgtgtcGTTTCCAGCCTCAAGATTAGCTCAAAATTTTTGGCGCCAATTTGTTGACAAGCCCTCCACCAGATCTTCTCTGTGCCTGCGTATTTTTAAGTTTTCTGCCTGTGAACTGATCACAGGGTTACACCTGACTGAAGAAAGGAACCTGCAGGGAAATGAGAGCCTATTTGAGCTTCATTGCTTTGCTTTTACCTCcataaaaatagaagaaaagcGGAAAGTTTGGGCAGAGCAAACCTTTCTGAATGAGATAACACCTGCTACATGCCTGTTAAAATCTACACTGTGGGCCAAAAAAAGCATGGCAGCAAAGAGCCTCAGTGGtccaaatttcatttaaatatgaacagagACGATTGTGATTCACTCCTCAGACACAGTCGACCACATGCCGCCCTTCATGCGAATGTTTAAAGTGAATGAGCAGCAATAAATAACCGACCGCTGAGGTCGATTCACTACGTTTGACAGCTTTCCTGCAGCGGGGGGTGGGGCTTGCCTGTCAGGAGGTGGGCGGGGGTTTTTCACAGGTTGGAGAGCAGCGTGGCGTCGCTCCAGTTTCACCTATTTACACCATCAAAACAAGAAACCCGCCCCTCACGCTAGTTGAACATGATGGACTCTGGATCCTGGTTCATCATCTGGGCCATGTGACGCAGAACGTCCTTCTTGGTGATGATGCCGAGGAGACGTCTGCAGGGAGGGACGCaaacaaaggtcaaaggtcgcCACTCATGTAAtgatgaattaaagaaaaaaaaaagtgcagattAGAGGAGATAAACAGTCTTAGAGCCACAGGTCTAAGGTCAAAGCCTCTAAACATCTGTGAGCGTCAGGATCATGCCACAGTTTGAACTTCTGCACCAGTTTAATGGCAACAAGCATTTATACCCTGAATGTCTGACCCACGTTCTGATAAGTCTGGGGAAAATTTCAGCATGCAGGACAGCTGCCTGAAAGCTCTCCTTTCCTCTGCATTTTGATACCAGTCTTATCTTCGAGCTGTGATTCCTTCTGGgtcaaaataattttgttgACCTCCACACAATACCCATAGTTTACTTTACCAATACTTTCCTCAtaccaagtttcagaagaaaCTGCCAATAAATAAGGAATGAGTAGTGATTGATGCTAAACATCAATGTGCAGTATTTCTATATATGCAGCATTTATTCTGAACTACAAACTGTCCTGATTCACATATTTCAGGCTGTAACTGGGTGAAAGCTGAATCGAGGTGAAAACAGATGGAGGCTGCCGTGCTCTTACCCGCTCCTGGTGACCAGACACTGGCGGAGGCCCAGCTTGCGGAAGATGTCCACCACCGTCTCCATGGGCGTGTGGTCGGTGACGGTGAAGGGGCTGAGGTTGAGGATGCGTCGCAGCTTCAGAGGCTGCGGGTTGCTCGCTGGCAGCTGCGGCGCGTCCTCTGTGAAGTACACCACTGAGCTGCTCACCACGCCGTCCGGCTTCTGACGGGCGTTTTCTGTGGACAGATGGGGGGAGGAGCCAGTGAAGATTCGCTAACGAGTTCTATGTGTGGGTAGGATGTGTTTATATAACCAACATACTGATGGCGAGCGTGAGGTCCCGGCGCTGGACGAAGCCGATGAGCCTCTCCGACTCTCTGGACACGACCACGGGGAAGCCGTTGTAGTCTGTGTCTTTGATCAGCGTCTCCACGTCCTCCACTGTCGTGGAGTCCTGCGTGAGGACCGCCAGAGGCGGGTCGTTCCTGCGGGGCCCCATCACATCGGTGGCCAGGGTGCGGTGGGTGAACTCATCCCTGACGTCCAGGTATGGGTACCCGTTGAGCAGGATGTGCGACTCGTAGATGCCCTCCTTACCGAAGGCGTCTGCCACCCACTTGCTGGTGACGGCAGCCGCCATCAGGGGGACGATGTACTCTAGGCCGCCCGTGAGCTCGAACATGATGACCACCAGGGAGACGGTCATCCTGGTCACGCCGCCTGAAGGGACAAAGGAAACTGCTTTATTACAGGACAAGAAGAGATTAGTTTCAACCAATCACAACATGAggaatttttgatttttaacatTGAAGGGactgaaggtttttcagttATGGGAAGCTGATCGACACCTGAAGAGATCACAGTGATGTTGCAGATCAGACACGTGTGCATGCTTGCATCAAATCCAGAGCAAGTCATATTAAATGTCTTATACATATACACCAGTCAGGCACTGATGTGACCTGCGTTCACTGACCCAGGCAGGCAGCGGCTCCCACCATGGCGTACAATCCCGGTGTGACGCAGTCGGCGCCAGGCCGGCACCAGTTTTTGAAGATGATCCAGTCGTGGTGGTGGTATGCCATCTGCTCCACTGCGATCCCGACGATCCGCCCGGCAATCGCTCCAACCGCCATGCTGGGGATAAAGAGACCTGAGGGGATCTGAGGAGGAAAGAGATCTGCTCAGGGaaacaggaaaatgaaaaacacagatTCACAGCTCGTCATCTTCCTCAGACTGACCTTCATGCCAAAAGTGAAGATGGTGATGACGATCTTGAAGATGAGCGCGAGGGCGAGCTGCCACAGGGCGCTGTAGACGCCAGGACCTGCCGGGCGGTCCGGGATGTCGTCCACTGGCCGGCTCATGTTGGGGTTGTTGATGTAATCGCAGAGCTGAGATGACTCCAGTGCGCCGCAGTCGTTAAAGAGCTCCGAGATGAGCTCGCTGGTGCTGCGGCGAGTGTATGGGTTGGGGTACGCCAGAACAGCGGTGATCCCCGTCACAGCAATCACCTCCAGGACTGGGTACTTTCCCAGCTGGGTCGTCTTCCTCCGGCGGCACCAGGCAATGTTGGCCCGGATGAAGAGGGTCCCCCAGAGGCCGCCGAAGACACCGAGCAGGATGAAGGGCACCAGCTCGGCCATGTACCATGGGGTGTGGTACTCCACATAGAAGAGCACCAGGCGGCTGTTTCCAAAAGGGTTGATGGAACGTAGCGTGAAGGCGGCAACCAGAGCGGCAAAGAAGGAGCGCCACAGAGTCTTCAGAGGGAAGTAATAGCTGACCTGCAGGAGAGGAAAGGACGCATCATCATtaggagagagatggagggaacCAGACTTGGTCTATAGAGAGACAAGGGGGAGGAGGATCTACAAATACTTTGAAGATATAACCAGAGAACGAGATAGGGAAAGGAGAAGGAGAAACATGACATAAATGCAGCTTGTGTCTGGGTGTCGGGTCCAATAATTGACCTCTTCCAGGCTGAATAGGACTCCTCCAATGGGTGCGCCGAAGGCCACCGAcactccagctgctgctgccgccgACAACACCTGCAGGAcgcagaaacacaaacatcaaAATACTTTGTCCTTCCCTTTATTGAGGGAAGAGAGTTAATATTGTGATCAAGTTGTTTTTAAAGACTTATTTAAGTCTTGCTGTCATTAAACGGTGAGAAATTAACAGTGTTTTTAACGCAGCGTACCTCTCGCCTCTTGCCCTCGTTCTTGCTATACTTGGAGAAAAGGCTGCAGAAGAGGTTTCCGCAGCAGCAGGCCACATGCACCAGAGGACCCTCCTTCCCCAGACTGAGGCCTGATGACACCGCCAGCACCAGGGTGACCGTCTTGATCAGCAGGGTCCACTTCCCGAGGTAGCCCCGGATGATGAAGCCGCTGAGGATCGTCTTGATCTTCACAAAACACGCAAAATGTGTGAGCGAACTGATGACTGTGGCACTCCAGTTTTATCTTTCACAGAGGGTTTATCAGAGTCCAAGATGATGGGCTAACCTCTTGGCTTAAACTAGGGACATTTTTCTTAAAGATATCACTGTAACCTGAGGTTCACTCTCCTGAAGAAAGAAGGAGATGCATTTCTGATCCAACAATCAATCAAAGCTCCAAATCTGAAGGCTGACTTAATGTTAAAATTGCACATGTGACAAAAGAAGACAGAAGTTTGTTAATCTGTGAAAATgttgtgttaaaaaaagaaatgactaGTTTTATATAAGATTTATAAATTTGATTTTTAGTCCATTTTGTTTAAACTTAATGTGTGCGTTACCTCTGGGATTCCTGACCCGCAGGCGTACGGAGCGAACACTCGCACCAGCGACACCGCCAGGAAGGAGAAGAGCAGAGCCCACAGGACGTACAGGAAGTAATTCAACACGTACGCGCCGGCTCCCTGAGAGAACGAAGAGTCAGTACATCACACTCTTCACTTATTTAAGAACACACGTGATCATTAAAGCGGACATCCAAACCTCGGCGTGTCCCGTCATAAGCTCCGCCCACTTCTGCCACTGCGGGCACTTGTCCCGGTCGTCGAAAGTGGTCTCGTTGGATGTCCAGCAGCACTGCTCGTGGCTGTACCAGAAGGCTGAGAGGCACACGCCCTCCTTCAGGTCCGTCATCCAGTCCACGGCGAGGTCGATCACGCCAGCCAGTGTCCCTGAGGAGAGCAGGAAGAGTCAGTCCGgctcagacacacattcatcttgCTCaggcctctcctctctctctcttccagctTCACTTCATTTGCTGTCAGAGCGTGGTGAGGTCAACAATAAAACCCTCTGACAGACCGAGAGACATCTGGAAGTTTAATGTAAAGCAGGAAAAGCAGGTGCTAGATGGTAGAGACTGACCGGAGAGGGTCCTGATTATAGATCTGAACCTTTAATTTACCCTCAAGCAACCAAGTTATTTGAACAACAAATTCAGGGAAGGAAAGAGGTTTATAAAGGTGCAATGAAAGATAAAGATACAGCTGAAGGTGAAGAAAGCCAGAGTCCTGCTATGTGACAGCTACAATTATTAGTCTATTAATCTCAAAGACAGAGCCAGGGAACTTTAAGCCAATCAGCACGAGGAGAAGGAGGACATATGGTAAGCCTTGTATCCGTTGTCCTCTGACTGACCTGAGAGGAGGCCGATGAGCAGCATCACCACCCATCCAGACCAGGCATCTAGCAGGCTCTTAATCAGCTCCCAGAGGGACTCTTTGCTCTTACTGGtgatctgcagacacacaggatCAGCTCATGATTTGTgtggatttcaaaataaaagctcccaTCTGTaatgagacagagaggaaaagcACAGTGCTCTCACCTTGCGGTGGCGGTCCGTGTCCCTGGATTTCTCCCTTAGCCAGTCGATGGTGTGGAAGTCTTCGTACGTGCTCACGTCGGGGAAAGGCTCGTCCAGGAAGTCCATCAGGTTCCCGGCACCGTTCATCTCCTCTGTGGGCGTGGCAGCGCTCACACCTGGACAGGGGAGGACGTCATAAGTGTTAACTTGGTTACATCCAGGCAGGAAACATCTAAATACACACTGAAGGGTTTATTTAACTGAACTCTGCCTGATGGATGTTTATGCTTGTCAGTTTAATGAGATCACCTCCTCAACATAGTCAAAtctgtaaatataaatttaaattaaaactccCTG from Archocentrus centrarchus isolate MPI-CPG fArcCen1 chromosome 2, fArcCen1, whole genome shotgun sequence includes the following:
- the LOC115797938 gene encoding H(+)/Cl(-) exchange transporter 4, whose protein sequence is MEAAEGVSAATPTEEMNGAGNLMDFLDEPFPDVSTYEDFHTIDWLREKSRDTDRHRKITSKSKESLWELIKSLLDAWSGWVVMLLIGLLSGTLAGVIDLAVDWMTDLKEGVCLSAFWYSHEQCCWTSNETTFDDRDKCPQWQKWAELMTGHAEGAGAYVLNYFLYVLWALLFSFLAVSLVRVFAPYACGSGIPEIKTILSGFIIRGYLGKWTLLIKTVTLVLAVSSGLSLGKEGPLVHVACCCGNLFCSLFSKYSKNEGKRREVLSAAAAAGVSVAFGAPIGGVLFSLEEVSYYFPLKTLWRSFFAALVAAFTLRSINPFGNSRLVLFYVEYHTPWYMAELVPFILLGVFGGLWGTLFIRANIAWCRRRKTTQLGKYPVLEVIAVTGITAVLAYPNPYTRRSTSELISELFNDCGALESSQLCDYINNPNMSRPVDDIPDRPAGPGVYSALWQLALALIFKIVITIFTFGMKIPSGLFIPSMAVGAIAGRIVGIAVEQMAYHHHDWIIFKNWCRPGADCVTPGLYAMVGAAACLGGVTRMTVSLVVIMFELTGGLEYIVPLMAAAVTSKWVADAFGKEGIYESHILLNGYPYLDVRDEFTHRTLATDVMGPRRNDPPLAVLTQDSTTVEDVETLIKDTDYNGFPVVVSRESERLIGFVQRRDLTLAIKNARQKPDGVVSSSVVYFTEDAPQLPASNPQPLKLRRILNLSPFTVTDHTPMETVVDIFRKLGLRQCLVTRSGRLLGIITKKDVLRHMAQMMNQDPESIMFN